In one window of Thermus aquaticus DNA:
- a CDS encoding 3D domain-containing protein — translation MRGSLLSLYLVLAIAGALAQTGPKKVMVLQATAYTSSVRETDSTPFVTATGMRTRLGVLAVSPDLLRVLPYGTKVRLKDLGTVQGRGRGQFSYLFEGRVFVVADVMNPRMRQKLDVWLPDRATALRFGRRLVQLEVVEYPRR, via the coding sequence ATGCGGGGTTCTCTCCTTTCGCTTTATCTGGTTCTCGCCATTGCGGGAGCCTTGGCCCAGACCGGGCCCAAGAAGGTCATGGTCCTTCAGGCCACGGCCTACACCTCCAGCGTCCGGGAGACCGACAGCACCCCCTTTGTCACCGCCACCGGCATGCGCACGCGGCTCGGGGTCCTGGCGGTGAGCCCGGACCTCCTCAGGGTCCTTCCCTACGGCACCAAGGTGCGCCTCAAGGACCTGGGCACAGTCCAGGGCCGGGGCCGGGGGCAGTTCAGCTACCTCTTTGAGGGGCGGGTCTTCGTGGTGGCCGACGTCATGAACCCCAGGATGCGGCAGAAGCTGGACGTCTGGCTTCCCGACCGGGCCACCGCCCTGCGCTTTGGCCGCCGCTTAGTCCAGCTGGAGGTGGTGGAGTACCCCAGGCGCTGA
- a CDS encoding ABC transporter permease — protein MRFALFLALAHLKRRPLQTGLALLGIGVGVAVLLAALSLTNGFTDGLVRATLKAYPHLVLFSFGEELPPLPPHPEVEQSAPFAATKALLVRPAEGGRGAGVDFATLVGLGEGGEALYPELGLKLEPGGIYLGAALVQTLGVYPGDTLLAMSATQERVRLRVLGSFRTGNFLLDSGYAFVDLKTVEALAGLKAQGYQVRLKDPWRAKEVGEALAGTRFFPQAWQDTQRTLLEQLSLQKRVLGILIFLIVAVAALGVANLLVLKVVEKTPEIALLRAMGASRFTVGLVFALEGAVLGLLGVALGNLMGYLLCLYLSLRPVGLPGELYFLTHLPVEMRLTDFLQVSGASLLATFLASLLPLARAFRVRPGVVLR, from the coding sequence GTGCGCTTCGCCCTTTTCCTGGCCCTGGCCCACCTGAAGCGGCGCCCCCTGCAGACGGGCCTGGCCCTTTTGGGCATTGGGGTTGGGGTGGCGGTGCTTTTGGCCGCCCTCTCCCTCACCAACGGCTTCACGGACGGCCTGGTGCGGGCCACCCTCAAGGCCTATCCCCATCTGGTTCTCTTCAGCTTCGGCGAGGAGCTTCCCCCTCTTCCCCCCCACCCCGAGGTGGAGCAAAGCGCCCCCTTCGCCGCCACCAAAGCCCTGTTGGTGCGCCCGGCGGAGGGCGGGCGGGGGGCGGGGGTGGACTTCGCCACCCTGGTGGGCCTGGGGGAGGGTGGAGAGGCCCTCTACCCCGAGCTCGGCCTCAAGCTGGAGCCTGGAGGCATCTACCTGGGCGCGGCGCTGGTCCAGACCCTGGGGGTCTACCCCGGGGACACCCTCTTGGCCATGTCCGCCACCCAGGAGAGGGTCAGGCTTAGGGTCCTGGGTTCCTTCCGCACGGGCAACTTCCTCCTGGACTCGGGCTACGCCTTCGTGGACCTGAAGACGGTGGAGGCCCTGGCCGGGCTTAAGGCCCAGGGGTACCAGGTGCGCCTCAAGGACCCCTGGCGGGCCAAAGAGGTGGGGGAGGCCCTGGCGGGAACGCGCTTTTTCCCCCAGGCCTGGCAGGACACCCAGCGGACGCTTTTGGAGCAGCTTTCCCTCCAGAAGCGGGTTCTGGGCATCCTGATCTTCCTGATCGTGGCCGTGGCTGCTTTGGGCGTGGCCAACCTCCTGGTGCTGAAGGTGGTGGAGAAGACGCCAGAGATCGCCCTCCTCCGGGCCATGGGGGCCTCGAGGTTCACCGTGGGCCTGGTCTTCGCCCTGGAAGGGGCGGTCCTGGGCCTTTTGGGGGTAGCCCTGGGCAACCTTATGGGCTACCTCCTCTGCCTTTACCTTTCCCTGCGGCCCGTGGGCCTTCCCGGGGAGCTCTACTTCCTCACCCACCTCCCCGTGGAGATGCGCCTTACGGACTTCCTGCAGGTGAGCGGGGCCAGCCTCCTCGCCACCTTCCTGGCCTCCCTCCTGCCCCTGGCCCGCGCCTTTAGGGTGCGTCCGGGGGTGGTCCTCAGGTAG
- the rpsL gene encoding 30S ribosomal protein S12, producing the protein MVALPTINQLVRRGREKVQKKSKVPALKGSPFRRGVCTVVRTVTPKKPNSALRKVAKVRLTSGYEVTAYIPGEGHNLQEHSVVLVRGGRVKDLPGVRYHIVRGVYDAQGVKDRKKSRSKYGTKKPKETKGAAPAKKK; encoded by the coding sequence GTGGTGGCACTGCCGACGATCAACCAGCTGGTACGAAGGGGCCGCGAGAAGGTCCAGAAGAAGAGCAAGGTTCCGGCCTTGAAGGGCTCGCCCTTTCGCCGGGGGGTGTGCACCGTGGTCCGCACCGTGACCCCCAAGAAGCCCAACTCCGCTTTGCGGAAGGTGGCCAAGGTGCGCCTCACCTCCGGGTACGAGGTGACCGCCTACATCCCCGGCGAGGGGCACAACCTGCAGGAGCACTCCGTGGTCCTGGTCCGGGGCGGCCGTGTGAAGGACCTTCCGGGCGTGCGTTACCACATCGTCCGCGGCGTCTACGACGCCCAGGGCGTGAAGGACCGGAAGAAGAGCCGTTCCAAGTACGGCACCAAGAAGCCCAAGGAGACCAAGGGCGCGGCTCCTGCCAAGAAGAAGTAG
- the rpsG gene encoding 30S ribosomal protein S7, whose protein sequence is MRRRRAEVRQLQPDLVYGDVVVSAFINKIMRDGKKNLAARIFYEACRIFQEKTGQEPLKVFKQAVENVKPRMEVRSRRVGGANYQVPIEVSPRRQQSLALRWLVQAANARSERGAAVRIAHELMDAAEGKGGAVKKKEDVERMAEANRAYAHYRW, encoded by the coding sequence ATGCGCAGAAGAAGAGCAGAAGTACGCCAGCTCCAGCCCGACCTGGTCTACGGGGATGTGGTGGTCTCGGCCTTCATCAACAAGATCATGCGGGACGGCAAGAAGAACCTGGCCGCCCGCATCTTCTACGAGGCCTGCCGCATCTTCCAGGAGAAGACCGGTCAGGAGCCCCTCAAGGTCTTCAAGCAGGCGGTGGAGAACGTGAAGCCTCGGATGGAGGTCCGCTCCCGCCGCGTGGGTGGGGCCAACTACCAGGTGCCCATAGAGGTCTCCCCCCGCAGGCAGCAGTCCCTGGCCCTCCGCTGGCTGGTCCAGGCGGCCAACGCCCGCTCCGAGCGCGGGGCGGCGGTGCGCATCGCCCACGAGCTCATGGACGCCGCCGAGGGCAAGGGCGGGGCGGTGAAGAAGAAGGAGGACGTGGAGCGCATGGCCGAGGCCAACCGCGCCTACGCCCACTACCGGTGGTAA
- the fusA gene encoding elongation factor G, with protein MAVKVEYDLKRLRNIGIAAHIDAGKTTTTERILYYTGKIHKIGEVHEGAATMDFMEQERERGITITAAVTTCFWRDHRINIIDTPGHVDFTIEVERSMRVLDGAIVVFDSSQGVEPQSETVWRQAEKYKVPRIAFANKMDKTGADLGLVIRTMQERLGARPVVMQLPIGREDTFSGIIDVLRMKAYTYGNDLGTDIREIPIPEEYLEQAREYHEKLIEAAADFDENVMLKYLEGEAPTEEELVAAIRKGTIDIKITPVFLGSALKNKVVQLLLDAVVDYLPSPLDIPPIKGTTPDGEEVEIHPDPNGPLAALAFKIMADPYVGRLTFIRVYSGTITSGSYVYNTTKGRKERVARLLRMHANHREEVEELKAGDLGAVVGLKETITGDTLVGEDAPRVILESIEIPEPVIDVAIEPKTKADQDKLSQALARLAEEDPTFRVSTHPETGQTIISGMGELHLEIIVDRLRREFKVDANVGKPQVAYRETITKPVDVEGKFIRQTGGRGQYGHVKIKAEPLPRGSGFEFVNAIVGGVIPKEYIPAVQKGIEEAMQSGPLIGFPVVDVKVTLYDGSYHEVDSSEMAFKIAGSMAIKEAVQKGDPVILEPIMRVEVTTPEEYMGDVIGDLNSRRGQILGMEPRGNAQVIRAYVPLAEMFGYATDLRSKTQGRGSFVMFFDHYQEVPRQIQEKLIKGQ; from the coding sequence ATGGCGGTTAAGGTAGAGTACGACCTAAAGAGGCTTCGCAACATCGGCATCGCCGCGCACATTGACGCCGGTAAGACCACCACCACCGAGCGCATCCTCTACTACACCGGCAAGATCCACAAGATCGGCGAGGTGCACGAGGGCGCGGCCACCATGGACTTCATGGAGCAGGAGCGGGAGCGGGGCATCACCATCACCGCCGCCGTGACCACCTGCTTCTGGAGGGACCACCGCATTAACATCATCGACACCCCCGGCCACGTGGACTTCACCATTGAGGTGGAGCGCTCCATGCGGGTTCTGGACGGGGCCATCGTGGTCTTTGACTCCAGCCAGGGGGTGGAGCCCCAGTCCGAGACCGTCTGGCGCCAGGCGGAGAAGTACAAGGTGCCCCGGATCGCCTTCGCCAACAAGATGGACAAGACCGGGGCCGACCTTGGGCTCGTCATCCGCACCATGCAGGAGCGCCTGGGGGCGAGGCCCGTGGTCATGCAGCTCCCCATCGGCCGCGAGGACACCTTCTCGGGGATCATAGACGTCCTCAGGATGAAGGCCTACACCTACGGCAACGACCTGGGTACCGACATCCGCGAGATCCCCATCCCCGAGGAGTACCTAGAGCAGGCCCGGGAGTACCACGAGAAGCTCATTGAGGCCGCCGCCGACTTTGACGAGAACGTGATGCTCAAGTACCTGGAGGGGGAAGCCCCCACCGAGGAGGAGCTGGTGGCGGCCATCCGCAAGGGCACCATAGACATCAAGATCACCCCCGTGTTTTTGGGCTCCGCCCTGAAGAACAAGGTCGTCCAGCTCCTCCTGGACGCCGTGGTGGACTACCTGCCCTCCCCCCTGGACATTCCCCCCATCAAGGGCACCACCCCCGATGGGGAGGAGGTGGAGATCCACCCCGACCCCAACGGCCCCTTGGCGGCCCTGGCCTTCAAGATCATGGCCGACCCCTACGTGGGCCGCCTCACCTTCATCCGGGTCTACTCCGGCACCATCACCTCTGGCTCCTACGTCTACAACACCACCAAGGGTCGCAAGGAGCGGGTGGCCCGCCTCCTCCGCATGCACGCCAACCACCGCGAGGAGGTGGAGGAGCTGAAGGCGGGGGACCTGGGGGCCGTGGTGGGCCTCAAGGAGACCATCACCGGGGACACCCTGGTGGGCGAGGATGCGCCCCGGGTGATCCTCGAGTCCATTGAGATCCCCGAGCCCGTCATTGACGTGGCCATTGAGCCCAAGACCAAGGCGGACCAGGACAAGCTCTCCCAGGCCCTGGCCCGCCTGGCCGAGGAGGACCCCACCTTCCGCGTCTCCACCCACCCCGAGACCGGCCAGACCATCATCTCCGGGATGGGCGAGCTCCACCTGGAGATCATCGTGGACCGGCTCAGGCGGGAGTTCAAGGTGGACGCCAACGTGGGCAAGCCCCAGGTGGCCTACCGGGAGACCATCACCAAGCCCGTGGACGTGGAGGGCAAGTTCATCCGCCAGACCGGTGGCCGCGGCCAGTACGGCCACGTGAAGATCAAGGCCGAGCCTCTGCCCCGGGGCTCCGGCTTTGAGTTCGTCAACGCCATCGTGGGCGGGGTGATCCCCAAGGAGTACATCCCCGCGGTGCAGAAGGGGATTGAGGAGGCCATGCAGTCCGGCCCCCTGATCGGCTTCCCCGTGGTGGACGTGAAGGTCACCCTCTACGACGGGTCCTACCACGAGGTGGACTCCTCGGAGATGGCCTTCAAGATCGCCGGCTCCATGGCCATCAAGGAGGCGGTGCAGAAGGGGGACCCGGTGATCCTCGAGCCCATCATGCGGGTAGAGGTCACCACCCCCGAGGAGTACATGGGCGACGTCATCGGCGACCTGAACTCCCGCCGGGGCCAGATCCTGGGCATGGAGCCCAGGGGCAACGCCCAGGTGATCCGGGCCTACGTCCCCCTGGCGGAGATGTTCGGCTACGCCACCGACCTGCGCTCCAAGACCCAGGGCCGGGGCTCCTTCGTCATGTTCTTTGACCACTACCAGGAGGTCCCCAGGCAGATCCAGGAGAAGCTCATCAAGGGGCAGTAG